The following proteins come from a genomic window of Corallococcus sp. NCRR:
- a CDS encoding RNA methyltransferase — MRPGAELTVVLHQTRSPDNLGAVCRVMANFGFERLVLSEPVVQDFSLAEKMAVKGGHILSGMRVTPTLQEALEDCVYVVGTTSRTQVEKRAPLTPEDAARRLAEESTRGRVALLFGGEQRGLSDEDLTHCQDLLVIPTSDVQPSMNLAQSSAVLLYLCHRQGLTSAPVLPQEEEAGARLGTLNALSGRMRAAMLAADFLNPQAPEHVLHELERTLMRARLTQREAELWLNAFKHLGRAVAPGTSRG; from the coding sequence ATGCGTCCAGGTGCGGAGCTGACTGTCGTCCTTCATCAGACCCGTTCACCCGACAACCTCGGTGCGGTCTGCCGGGTCATGGCGAACTTCGGTTTCGAACGGCTCGTCCTCTCGGAACCCGTGGTCCAGGACTTCAGCCTGGCGGAGAAGATGGCCGTGAAGGGCGGCCACATCCTTTCGGGCATGCGCGTCACTCCCACCCTCCAGGAGGCCCTGGAGGACTGCGTGTACGTGGTGGGCACCACGTCGCGCACCCAGGTGGAGAAGCGCGCCCCGCTGACGCCGGAGGACGCGGCGCGGCGGTTGGCGGAGGAGAGCACGCGGGGCCGGGTGGCGCTCCTGTTCGGCGGGGAGCAGCGCGGGCTGTCCGACGAGGACCTCACCCACTGCCAGGATCTGCTCGTCATCCCCACGTCGGACGTGCAGCCGTCCATGAACCTGGCCCAGTCCTCCGCGGTGCTGCTGTACCTCTGCCACCGGCAGGGACTCACGTCAGCGCCCGTGCTGCCCCAGGAAGAGGAGGCCGGCGCGCGGCTGGGGACGCTCAACGCGCTGAGCGGGCGCATGCGCGCGGCGATGCTGGCGGCGGACTTCCTCAACCCGCAGGCGCCGGAGCACGTGCTGCATGAGCTGGAGCGGACGTTGATGCGTGCGCGGCTGACCCAGCGTGAGGCGGAGCTTTGGCTCAACGCCTTCAAACACCTGGGCCGCGCGGTGGCGCCGGGGACCTCCCGCGGTTGA
- a CDS encoding CFI-box-CTERM domain-containing protein encodes MQPEELIRAAQTRAAGLDVGRGDAALERVRALASALFAKLPEPPVYRRAEDPSRKAAQALLPEMERVLAEAFAVAREPAVSPLVDRLVAALRAHAEALVHTADGRLEAAELAWRKAQELERAAHPTRQMVGQPSRPPPVFDKGTGLSRYDPRNAAQATVKLVCPNTGCKRMGDYAFIPTHAYHRFVCPACRVPFLAYFGELKGLEVEHRRSSKRYRFTVDEVGSTVTTRIDFEEAGGQEFPAARRDLLAFLYTEQRELKVVVNLTNGKLMWVSPASSCFVVTAAFGEGAPELTAFRAFRDDVLRKSRLGQGFIDGYYYWGPPLAAWVVRRPRVRAGVRWALTRVHGRLTRKERG; translated from the coding sequence TTGCAGCCCGAAGAACTCATCAGGGCCGCCCAGACGCGGGCGGCGGGATTGGACGTGGGGCGGGGGGACGCGGCGCTGGAGCGCGTGCGGGCCCTGGCCTCGGCGTTGTTCGCGAAACTGCCGGAGCCCCCGGTGTACCGGCGGGCGGAGGACCCGTCCCGCAAGGCGGCCCAGGCGCTGCTGCCGGAGATGGAGCGGGTGCTGGCGGAGGCCTTCGCGGTGGCGCGCGAGCCGGCGGTGTCGCCGCTGGTGGACCGGCTGGTGGCGGCCCTGCGCGCGCACGCGGAGGCGCTGGTGCACACCGCGGACGGCCGGCTGGAGGCGGCGGAGCTGGCGTGGCGCAAGGCCCAGGAGCTGGAGCGCGCCGCGCACCCCACGCGGCAGATGGTGGGCCAGCCGTCCCGGCCGCCGCCGGTGTTCGACAAGGGCACGGGCCTGTCGCGCTACGACCCGCGCAACGCGGCCCAGGCCACCGTGAAGCTGGTGTGCCCCAACACGGGCTGCAAGCGCATGGGGGACTACGCCTTCATCCCGACGCACGCCTACCACCGCTTCGTCTGCCCGGCGTGCCGCGTGCCCTTCCTGGCCTACTTCGGTGAGTTGAAGGGGCTGGAGGTGGAGCACCGGCGCAGCTCCAAGCGCTACCGCTTCACGGTGGATGAGGTGGGCAGCACCGTCACCACGCGCATCGACTTCGAGGAGGCGGGCGGACAGGAGTTCCCGGCCGCGCGGCGCGACCTGCTGGCCTTCCTCTACACGGAGCAGCGGGAGCTGAAGGTCGTGGTGAACCTCACCAACGGCAAGCTGATGTGGGTGAGCCCCGCGTCGTCCTGCTTCGTGGTGACGGCGGCCTTTGGCGAGGGCGCGCCGGAGCTCACGGCCTTCCGCGCGTTCCGCGACGACGTTCTGCGGAAGAGCCGGCTCGGCCAGGGGTTCATCGACGGGTACTATTACTGGGGCCCTCCGCTGGCGGCGTGGGTGGTGCGCAGGCCGCGGGTCCGGGCCGGGGTGCGCTGGGCCCTGACGCGGGTGCACGGCCGCCTGACACGGAAGGAACGCGGATGA
- a CDS encoding ABC transporter substrate-binding protein: MRTTLPRLALLTLLLPVVALAQAASRAPARPRVVAVKSSSLAPYASFLAGFTSEARADVTELTLEESPTEAARVFKSLAAQKPALVLALGPLAANAARRSLGEDIPVLFAMVPYHEKYGLEASNVTGIALTSDFGPELAALKAVAPGAKRVGILHDPRSSAGAVAQARSAGTALGLTIVPLAVEAQERVGEVLEGAAGKVDGLLMVADKTVGNASVVQALIAFSASHKVPLVALTASQVKEGATLALAPAPVGLGQQAGRLANRIILEKVDPGALAVARPEGLDLSFNLTAAKKSGPSCDVALEVLRFAARRDFAVKVYE, from the coding sequence GTGAGGACGACGCTCCCGAGGCTCGCGCTCCTCACGCTCCTCCTGCCCGTCGTCGCCCTCGCGCAGGCTGCATCGCGCGCGCCCGCACGGCCCCGCGTGGTAGCCGTGAAATCCTCGAGCCTGGCGCCGTACGCCTCCTTCCTCGCCGGCTTCACGTCCGAGGCCCGCGCGGACGTCACCGAGCTGACCCTGGAAGAAAGCCCCACGGAGGCCGCGCGCGTCTTCAAGTCGCTGGCCGCGCAGAAGCCCGCGCTGGTGCTCGCCCTGGGGCCGCTGGCCGCCAACGCCGCGCGCCGCTCCCTCGGCGAGGACATCCCCGTGCTCTTCGCCATGGTGCCGTACCACGAGAAGTACGGCCTGGAGGCGTCCAACGTCACCGGCATCGCGCTCACCAGCGACTTCGGACCGGAGCTGGCCGCGCTCAAGGCCGTGGCTCCCGGCGCGAAGCGCGTGGGCATCCTGCATGACCCGCGCTCCTCGGCGGGCGCGGTGGCGCAGGCCCGCTCCGCTGGCACCGCCCTGGGGCTCACCATCGTCCCGCTGGCCGTGGAAGCGCAGGAGCGCGTGGGCGAGGTGCTGGAGGGCGCGGCGGGGAAGGTGGACGGCCTCTTGATGGTTGCGGACAAGACCGTGGGCAACGCCTCCGTCGTCCAGGCGCTCATCGCCTTCAGTGCCTCCCACAAGGTGCCGCTGGTGGCGCTCACGGCCAGCCAGGTGAAGGAGGGCGCGACGCTGGCCCTCGCTCCGGCCCCGGTGGGGCTCGGTCAGCAGGCAGGGAGGCTGGCGAATCGCATCATCCTCGAGAAGGTCGACCCCGGCGCGCTGGCGGTGGCGCGGCCCGAAGGCCTGGACCTCTCGTTCAACCTCACCGCCGCGAAGAAGTCAGGTCCGTCCTGTGACGTCGCGCTGGAAGTGCTCCGGTTCGCGGCGCGCCGGGACTTTGCCGTGAAGGTCTACGAGTGA
- a CDS encoding phosphoribosylaminoimidazolesuccinocarboxamide synthase, translating to MNTSALHAQLTHTLRQTDLPSLGTPYKGKVRDTYRKGDTLILVTSDRLSAFDHVLTTIPFKGEVLNRLAAFWFDRTKHIVPNHVLDVPDPNVTVARACQPFSVEVVVRGYLTGSLWRDYEKGTHTAYGVPFAEGLRKDSAFEAPILTPSTKAEYGQHDEPISEAEILSRGLATPRDWARITDAARGLFQEGQKWARTRGLILVDTKYEFGKVGDELFVIDEMHTPDSSRYWVADEYEARFAKGEDQKMLDKENIRQWLIRERNFSGHGALPAIPDDVRVDLATKYVAAYERITGTSLALTPGDVHSRIEGHLRAKGYL from the coding sequence GTGAACACCTCCGCCCTCCACGCGCAACTCACCCACACGCTTCGCCAGACGGACCTGCCGTCGCTCGGCACGCCCTACAAGGGCAAGGTTCGCGACACGTACCGCAAGGGCGACACGCTCATCCTCGTGACGAGCGACCGCCTCTCCGCGTTCGACCACGTGCTCACCACCATCCCCTTCAAGGGCGAGGTGCTCAACCGCCTGGCGGCCTTCTGGTTCGACCGCACGAAGCACATCGTCCCCAACCACGTGCTGGACGTGCCGGACCCGAACGTCACCGTGGCGCGCGCCTGCCAGCCCTTCTCCGTGGAGGTGGTGGTGCGCGGCTACCTCACGGGCAGCCTGTGGCGCGACTACGAGAAGGGCACGCACACCGCCTACGGGGTGCCCTTCGCGGAAGGCCTGCGCAAGGACAGCGCGTTCGAAGCTCCCATCCTCACGCCGTCCACCAAGGCCGAGTACGGCCAGCACGACGAGCCCATCTCCGAGGCGGAGATCCTTTCGCGCGGGCTGGCCACGCCGCGCGACTGGGCCCGCATCACGGATGCCGCGCGGGGCCTGTTCCAGGAGGGCCAGAAGTGGGCGCGCACGCGCGGCCTCATCCTGGTGGATACGAAGTACGAGTTCGGGAAGGTGGGCGACGAGCTCTTCGTCATCGACGAGATGCACACCCCGGACTCCAGCCGCTACTGGGTGGCGGACGAGTACGAGGCGCGCTTCGCCAAGGGCGAGGACCAGAAGATGTTGGACAAGGAGAACATCCGCCAGTGGCTCATCCGCGAGCGGAACTTCTCCGGCCACGGCGCGCTGCCAGCCATCCCGGACGACGTGCGCGTGGACCTGGCCACCAAGTACGTGGCCGCCTACGAGCGCATCACCGGCACGTCCCTGGCGCTGACGCCCGGCGACGTGCACTCGCGCATCGAAGGGCACCTGCGGGCGAAGGGCTACCTCTAG
- the purB gene encoding adenylosuccinate lyase produces MIPRYSRPEMASLWSDVARYRRWRDVELAALEGMVAQGLAPKEALADCLARAGDFTEADAARIEEIERTTKHDVIAFLTFVEERVGPSARWLHLGMTSSDVLDTSLGLTLRDSLDLLLKGMDRVMAAVEKRAFEHKHTLQMGRSHGIHAEPITFGHKLAIWYDELRRGRTRLEHARDTIAVGKISGAVGTFAHLPPSVEEHVCQKLGLKPAPASSQVVQRDRHAEFFTAIALVGASLEKFAVEIRHLQRTEVREAEEPFTPGQKGSSAMPHKRNPILSENLTGLARLLRGYAVSAMEDVALWHERDISHSSVERVIGPDATILLDFMLHRFAGLVENMRVYPEQMKKNLDLLGGVVNSQRLLLELARKGMDRQAAYVVVQRNAMRMFEEGVDFRQALLNDADLLKMMTPEEVSDCFSPGYHTRQMDAVFQRVFGRAS; encoded by the coding sequence GTGATTCCACGCTACAGCCGTCCCGAAATGGCCTCCCTCTGGTCCGACGTCGCCCGCTACCGCCGCTGGCGCGACGTGGAGCTCGCCGCGCTGGAGGGCATGGTCGCGCAAGGCCTCGCCCCCAAGGAGGCGCTGGCGGACTGCCTCGCCCGCGCCGGTGACTTCACCGAGGCGGACGCCGCGCGCATCGAGGAGATCGAGCGCACCACCAAGCACGACGTCATCGCCTTCCTCACCTTCGTGGAGGAGCGCGTGGGCCCCAGCGCCCGCTGGCTGCACCTGGGCATGACGTCCTCGGACGTGCTGGACACGTCGCTGGGGCTCACCCTGCGCGACTCCCTGGACCTGCTCCTCAAGGGCATGGACCGCGTGATGGCCGCGGTGGAGAAGCGCGCCTTCGAGCACAAGCACACGCTGCAGATGGGCCGAAGCCACGGCATCCACGCGGAGCCCATCACCTTCGGGCACAAGCTGGCCATCTGGTACGACGAGCTGCGCCGGGGCCGCACGCGCCTCGAGCACGCGCGCGACACCATCGCCGTGGGGAAGATCTCCGGCGCGGTGGGCACGTTCGCGCACCTGCCGCCGTCGGTGGAGGAGCACGTCTGCCAGAAGCTGGGCCTCAAGCCCGCGCCCGCCTCCAGCCAGGTGGTGCAGCGCGACCGGCACGCGGAGTTCTTCACCGCCATCGCCCTGGTGGGCGCGAGCCTGGAGAAGTTCGCCGTGGAGATCCGCCACCTCCAGCGCACGGAGGTGCGCGAGGCGGAGGAGCCCTTCACGCCGGGACAGAAGGGCAGCAGCGCCATGCCGCACAAGCGCAACCCCATCCTGTCGGAGAACCTCACGGGCCTCGCGCGCCTCTTGCGCGGCTACGCGGTGAGCGCCATGGAGGACGTGGCGCTGTGGCACGAGCGGGACATCTCGCACTCGTCGGTGGAGCGCGTGATTGGTCCGGACGCCACCATCCTGCTGGACTTCATGCTCCACCGCTTCGCGGGCCTGGTGGAGAACATGCGCGTCTACCCGGAGCAGATGAAGAAGAACCTGGACCTGCTGGGCGGCGTGGTGAACTCGCAGCGCCTGTTGCTGGAGCTCGCGCGCAAGGGCATGGACCGGCAGGCCGCGTACGTCGTCGTCCAGCGCAACGCGATGAGGATGTTCGAGGAGGGCGTGGACTTCCGGCAGGCCCTGCTCAACGACGCGGACCTGCTCAAGATGATGACGCCCGAGGAGGTCTCCGACTGCTTCTCCCCGGGCTACCACACGCGTCAGATGGACGCGGTGTTCCAGCGCGTCTTCGGCCGCGCGAGCTGA
- a CDS encoding S1C family serine protease: MGWTRFGGGLKWAVLACALGTAGSAGARTPGKLWLESQNRAVSRQHSNLSDVARNAMPAVVSITTRQDMAEVAPGEEPQRGIGSGFIIHPDGYILTSAHVVDGASEVTISIRSANGYVEEFPATVVGEDERTDCALLKVDAPRKLPVLKLASASHVGIADWVVVIGNPFGLAHSVTVGVVSYVGRTDVTPNGRDGDFDYLQMDASINPGNSGGPVLDLHGDVVAVANAVNVSGQGIGFAIPIDIAKTVIPQLKAHGRMRRGWMGISVQDFSPEVAQAFNLNPRGRGVVVTDVVEDGPAARAGLRTGDVILNMDRLSVERAHTLRWQVAARGVGQHIRLHLRRLGRPMTLRVKLEDLPLVEAPPSTLASGGTPGERAAGARSVLEELLSPVPRTPSGRSGGIPKADEGLAAP, translated from the coding sequence ATGGGTTGGACGCGGTTCGGGGGCGGCTTGAAGTGGGCGGTGCTGGCGTGCGCGCTGGGGACAGCGGGCAGCGCCGGGGCCCGCACGCCCGGGAAGTTGTGGCTGGAGTCGCAGAACCGCGCCGTCTCCCGGCAGCACTCCAACCTCAGTGACGTGGCCCGCAATGCCATGCCGGCCGTGGTGTCCATCACCACGCGCCAGGACATGGCGGAGGTGGCTCCCGGCGAGGAGCCCCAGCGCGGCATCGGCTCCGGGTTCATCATCCATCCGGACGGATACATCCTCACCAGCGCGCACGTGGTGGACGGGGCCTCGGAGGTCACCATCTCCATCCGCAGCGCCAACGGCTACGTGGAGGAGTTCCCCGCCACGGTGGTGGGCGAGGACGAGCGCACGGACTGCGCGCTGCTCAAGGTGGACGCGCCCCGCAAGCTGCCGGTGCTGAAGCTCGCGTCCGCGTCCCACGTGGGCATCGCGGACTGGGTGGTCGTCATCGGCAACCCGTTCGGGCTGGCGCACTCGGTGACGGTGGGCGTGGTGAGCTACGTGGGCCGCACGGACGTGACGCCCAACGGCCGCGACGGCGACTTCGACTACCTGCAGATGGACGCCTCCATCAACCCGGGCAACTCCGGCGGACCGGTGTTGGACCTGCACGGCGACGTGGTGGCGGTGGCCAACGCCGTGAACGTATCCGGCCAGGGCATCGGGTTCGCCATCCCCATCGACATCGCGAAGACGGTGATTCCGCAGCTCAAGGCCCACGGGCGCATGCGCCGCGGGTGGATGGGCATCAGCGTGCAGGACTTCTCCCCGGAGGTGGCGCAGGCGTTCAACCTGAACCCGCGCGGCCGGGGCGTGGTGGTGACGGACGTGGTGGAGGACGGCCCCGCGGCCCGCGCCGGCCTGCGCACCGGGGACGTCATCCTGAACATGGACCGGCTGTCCGTGGAGCGGGCGCACACCCTGCGCTGGCAGGTGGCCGCGCGCGGCGTGGGCCAACACATCCGGCTCCACCTGCGCCGGCTGGGCCGCCCCATGACGCTGAGGGTGAAGCTGGAGGACCTGCCCCTGGTGGAGGCGCCGCCGTCCACGCTGGCCTCGGGTGGCACGCCGGGCGAGCGCGCCGCCGGGGCCCGCTCCGTGCTGGAGGAGCTGCTCTCCCCGGTGCCGCGCACCCCCTCCGGGCGGTCCGGGGGCATTCCCAAGGCGGATGAAGGCCTGGCCGCCCCCTGA
- a CDS encoding vegetative protein, protein MAEATQTTKLTHWPRTAKGGGKKACTVEGCKRPYRAKNYCFFHFKKWRQGELPHTRYRVCSKPECRAKVGPKAGLCEKHYAETYKKDAAA, encoded by the coding sequence ATGGCCGAGGCCACCCAGACGACGAAGCTCACCCATTGGCCGCGCACCGCCAAGGGCGGCGGCAAGAAGGCGTGCACCGTGGAGGGCTGCAAGCGCCCCTACCGCGCCAAGAACTACTGCTTCTTCCACTTCAAGAAGTGGCGCCAGGGTGAGCTGCCCCACACGCGCTACCGCGTGTGCTCCAAGCCGGAGTGCCGCGCCAAGGTCGGCCCCAAGGCCGGTCTGTGCGAGAAGCACTACGCCGAGACGTACAAGAAGGACGCGGCGGCTTAA